A genome region from Populus alba chromosome 3, ASM523922v2, whole genome shotgun sequence includes the following:
- the LOC118031072 gene encoding uncharacterized protein → MAIAATMSHNTNNEQNNNNNDCNSNSKDDDHEHDMVMPGFRFHPTEEELVEFYLRRKVEGKRFNVELITFLDLYRYDPWELPALAAIGEKEWFFYVPRDRKYRNGDRPNRVTTSGYWKATGADRMIRTESSRSIGLKKTLVFYSGKAPKGIRTSWIMNEYRLPHHETERYQKVEISLCRVYKRAGVEDHPSLPRSLPSRASSSRGPQSDKKHQSHLTVERFQPFVGQSSQQIEMEKMSETDASSSSDVTTALGLSKHNSNAYHPTLPISNSLGLPASVGEGMFLNLPKQASSSLIPSFTNLFSVTSSVSSSPVDDLHRLLNYQQASINHHHHQQQQQQQQFYLLQQPQHQSSQLSSMTPQTSQQLPLNMLPDLLPPTFPDRLWEWNQMPEANRDFNNPFK, encoded by the exons ATGGCAATTGCAGCAACCATGAGCCACAACACAAACAACGagcaaaacaacaacaataacgattgcaacagcaacagcaaagATGATGACCATGAGCATGACATGGTTATGCCAGGATTTCGTTTCCATCCAACTGAAGAAGAACTTGTTGAGTTCTACCTTCGCCGTAAGGTTGAGGGCAAACGCTTCAATGTGGAACTCATTACTTTCTTAGATCTTTATCGCTATGATCCTTGGGAACTTCCtg CTTTAGCAGCTATTGGAGAGAAAGAATGGTTCTTCTATGTCCCCAGAGACAGGAAATATCGAAACGGGGATCGACCCAATCGTGTGACTACTTCTGGCTACTGGAAGGCAACAGGGGCTGACCGGATGATCCGAACTGAGAGTTCAAGATCAATTGGTTTAAAGAAAACCCTAGTTTTCTACTCCGGGAAAGCTCCTAAAGGAATCCGAACTAGCTGGATCATGAATGAATACCGTTTGCCACACCATGAAACTGAACGATACCAAAAG GTTGAAATATCACTTTGCCGCGTCTACAAGAGAGCTGGAGTAGAAGATCATCCATCCCTCCCTCGTTCACTTCCATCACGGGCATCCTCATCGAGGGGGCCTCAATCTGACAAGAAGCACCAAAGTCATCTCACGGTGGAAAGATTTCAACCTTTTGTAGGACAATCATCACAACAAATTGAAATGGAAAAGATGAGTGAAACAGATGCAAGCAGTAGCTCAGATGTCACAACAGCTCTTGGACTCTCGAAGCATAACAGTAACGCATACCATCCAACCCTTCCAATTAGCAACTCACTTGGACTTCCAGCTTCAGTAGGAGAAGGAATGTTTCTAAACCTGCCCAAACAAGCTTCCAGCTCTTTAATCCCTAGCTTCACTAATCTATTCTCTGTTACATCCTCCGTATCGTCGAGTCCAGTAGATGATCTGCATAGACTACTTAACTACCAACAAGCTAGcattaatcatcatcatcatcagcagcagcagcagcagcagcaattttatcttcttcaacaacCACAACACCAATCCTCACAGCTTTCTAGTATGACACCACAAACATCGCAGCAGCTGCCTCTCAACATGCTACCAGACTTGCTACCACCCACCTTTCCAGACAGACTATGGGAGTGGAATCAAATGCCAGAAGCAAATAGAGACTTCAATAACCCATTCAAGTAA